Proteins found in one Oryza glaberrima chromosome 4, OglaRS2, whole genome shotgun sequence genomic segment:
- the LOC127771328 gene encoding polyamine oxidase 5, which produces MDQPSNGFAAGGLFLRHIDGQNASPPSVIVIGGGISGIAAARALSNASFKVTLLESRDRLGGRVHTDYSFGCPIDMGASWLHGVCNENSLAPLIRLLGLRLYRTSGDNSVLYDHDLESYALFDKDGRQVPQEIVTKVGETFEKILKETVKVRAEHEDDMPLIQAISIVLDRNPHLKLDGLQYEVLQWCICRLEAWFATDVDNISLKNWDQEHVLTGGHGLMVHGYDPVIKALARDLDIHLNHRVTKIIQRYNKTIVCVEDGTSFVADAAIITVPLGVLKANIIKFEPELPDWKLSSITDLGIGIENKIALRFNSVFWPNVEVLGRVAPTSNACGYFLNLHKATGHPVLVCMVAGRFAYEFEKLSDEESVNFVMSQLKKMLPGATEPVQYLVSRWGTDPNSLGSYSCDLVGKPADLYERFCAPVGNLFFAGEAACIDHSGSVHGAYSSGIVAAEDCQRHLSTQLGISDLFQVGKIIMREEMTEVMVPLQISRL; this is translated from the exons ATGGACCAGCCTTCTAATGGCTTCGCCGCCGGAG GTCTTTTTCTTCGTCACATTGATGGGCAAAATGCCTCTCCCCCTTCTGTCATTGTGATTGGTGGAGGGATTTCAGGCATTGCAGCTGCTCGTGCGCTGTCTAATGCTTCGTTTAAG GTCACACTATTAGAGTCACGGGACCGACTTGGTGGCCGTGTGCATACTGACTATTCTTTTGGCTGCCCAATTGACATGGGAGCATCTTG GTTGCATGGTGTATGCAATGAGAATTCATTGGCACCACTGATTAGGTTGCTTGGCCTTAGATTATATCGCACCAGTGGTGATAACTCTGTGCTATATGACCATGATCTGGAGAG CTATGCTCTCTTTGATAAGGATGGTCGTCAAGTTCCCCAGGAGATAGTGACAAAAGTCGGGGAAACATTTGAGAAAATTCTTAAGGAG ACGGTGAAAGTAAGAGCTGAACATGAAGATGACATGCCTCTTATTCAAGCCATCTCAATTGTGCTTGACAGGAATCCACACCTAAA GCTTGATGGTTTGCAATATGAAGTACTGCAGTGGTGCATATGTAGGCTGGAGGCATGGTTTGCCACAGATGTGGATAATATATCTCTGAAAAATTGGGATCAG GAACATGTTCTTACTGGTGGCCATGGGCTTATGGTGCATGGTTATGATCCTGTTATCAAAGCTCTCGCGCGAGATCTTGATATCCACCTGAACCACAG GGTTACCAAAATCATCCAGAGGTACAACAAAACTATAGTATGTGTTGAAGATGGGACAAGCTTTGTTGCAGATGCTGCTATAATAACTGTCCCTCTTGGTGTACTTAAAGCAAATATCATCAAGTTTGAACCTGAGCTCCCAGATTGGAAGCTTTCATCAATAACTGATCTTGGTATTGGCATTGAGAACAAAATAGCCCTCCGCTTCAATAGTGTATTTTGGCCAAATGTAGAAGTGCTAGGCAGGGTTGCCCCAACATCAAATGCCTGCGGTTACTTTCTTAACCTTCACAAAGCCACAGGGCATCCGGTTCTTGTATGCATGGTAGCAGGAAGATTCGCATATGAATTCGAGAAGCTATCCGATGAAGAATCCGTAAACTTTGTCATGTCTCAGCTCAAGAAAATGCTACCAGGAGCTACTGAACCG GTCCAGTATTTGGTTTCAAGGTGGGGAACCGACCCGAATTCGCTTGGTTCTTATTCCTGCGACCTTGTTGGGAAGCCAGCTGACTTGTATGAAAGATTCTGTGCTCCGGTGGGCAACCTGTTTTTCGCTGGGGAGGCCGCCTGCATCGATCACTCTGGGTCCGTGCATGGAGCTTATTCTTCAGGCATTGTTGCTGCAGAGGATTGCCAAAGGCATCTGTCGACGCAGCTAGGCATCTCCGACCTTTTCCAGGTTGGGAAGATTATCATGAGGGAGGAGATGACTGAAGTCATGGTCCCCTTACAGATATCCAGGCTGTGA